Proteins from a genomic interval of Chryseobacterium indologenes:
- the mazG gene encoding nucleoside triphosphate pyrophosphohydrolase, whose translation MNTKQEKLEAFGRLLDIMDDLREKCPWDEKQTLESLRHLTLEETYELSDAILQNNLQEIKKELGDVLLHLVFYAKIGSEKESFDIADVINSLNEKLIFRHPHIYGDTQVKDEEEVKQNWEKLKLKEGNKSILGGVPKSLPSLVKAYRIQDKVKGIGFEFRDAEDAWKKVDEEIQEFHAETDPEKKEQELGDVFFSLINYARISGLNPDSALERTNLKFISRFQKMEGMADEQELKLADMSLEEMDVLWEKAKLLSGNS comes from the coding sequence ATGAACACGAAACAGGAAAAACTAGAAGCTTTCGGAAGATTACTCGATATTATGGATGATCTTCGTGAGAAATGCCCTTGGGACGAGAAGCAAACCCTGGAGTCCCTGCGCCATTTGACTCTTGAAGAAACTTATGAACTATCCGATGCCATTCTGCAGAACAATTTACAGGAAATAAAAAAAGAATTAGGCGATGTTTTACTTCATCTGGTTTTTTATGCTAAAATAGGTTCGGAAAAAGAAAGTTTTGATATTGCAGATGTGATCAATTCACTCAACGAAAAACTGATTTTCCGACACCCTCATATCTATGGAGATACCCAGGTGAAAGATGAAGAAGAAGTAAAACAGAATTGGGAGAAACTCAAACTTAAGGAAGGGAACAAATCTATTCTGGGAGGTGTTCCGAAGAGTCTGCCAAGTTTGGTGAAAGCCTATAGAATCCAGGACAAAGTAAAAGGAATCGGTTTCGAATTTCGCGATGCCGAAGATGCCTGGAAAAAGGTGGATGAGGAGATTCAGGAATTTCATGCGGAAACTGATCCGGAAAAAAAGGAGCAGGAGCTTGGAGACGTATTTTTCTCCCTGATTAATTATGCCAGAATTTCAGGTCTCAATCCGGATTCTGCATTGGAAAGAACCAATCTGAAATTTATTTCAAGATTCCAGAAGATGGAGGGAATGGCGGATGAGCAAGAATTAAAACTTGCCGACATGTCACTGGAAGAGATGGATGTCCTTTGGGAAAAGGCAAAACTCTTGTCCGGCAACTCCTGA
- a CDS encoding GAF domain-containing protein translates to MANLYKKDSPFQVFISFKKYLDVLEHIRYNDRMEYRVNYAESLIESTRNFKELKEGFQDISILEKNADLIRLLLADLFPTGLTHNEIKAASIPLSNITFNYTQRFKNILKDAGKDFEIELRNITDNEFYVFCCCLILQSYFKKDIRSTIPFYYDIPNQQGIMKHYKITVNSDFTEIIPTENARIPSDDILDMLLENLDDFKLWKKYFPSQSWILRGFTIISLVDCTSEVALSDLKSSMIEIDPENLNPNENLTEIFKSYFDVADLNFGIMTFNKKEQKLDKLPIYESLLTNHILDFWINTFDEETRKNTFENLSNNSKPIVVSNVNKLDENVKQLPSFSILKDNNINSFMVIPIMKDNELLAIMEFTSPLAGSFNGLKLKKMEFFTDMVLFSLSRFYFEKNYQIEAIIQREYTTIHDSVVWKFRNEAERYFTASLGKKMYTLKQISFRNLTPLFGVSDIRSSSEKRFNLMLEDLNQQIEALKDIFTLTNSDSEKFILALDIFESELNHEIKADTEQRFQRLLREEIHPFLQGKLEVRTSKEVKLKIKDYFSQLLAQTNLFYNHRKKLDDSITLVNRKLADILDESQVKAQQVFPHYYERFKSDGVEHNLYIGSTIAPDLHYTAKVVHRLRYWQLKTICKIEREFQTFKKTLPIELDIASLIFVYNEKIDIRFRMDEKRFDVDGAYNSYYEIIKKRLDKAHVKNSSERITAPGKITIVYFGMENQKEYLEYISKLQKKEILQHDVEFLKVEDLQGITGLLALRVSLV, encoded by the coding sequence TTGGCTAATCTCTACAAAAAAGACTCTCCCTTTCAGGTTTTCATATCATTCAAAAAATATTTGGATGTCCTGGAACACATCCGTTATAATGACCGAATGGAATACAGGGTCAACTATGCCGAATCGCTGATTGAAAGCACCAGGAACTTTAAAGAACTCAAAGAAGGCTTCCAGGATATAAGCATTCTCGAAAAAAATGCAGATCTTATCAGATTACTTCTTGCTGATCTTTTTCCGACTGGCCTTACCCATAATGAAATAAAGGCAGCCAGCATCCCTCTTTCAAATATCACGTTCAATTATACGCAACGATTTAAAAACATCCTTAAAGATGCCGGAAAAGATTTTGAAATAGAACTCAGAAACATTACGGATAACGAATTCTATGTATTCTGCTGTTGCCTGATTCTCCAGAGCTATTTCAAAAAGGATATCAGAAGCACAATCCCGTTTTATTATGATATCCCTAATCAGCAGGGAATCATGAAGCATTATAAAATAACTGTAAACTCAGACTTCACAGAAATAATCCCTACCGAAAATGCCAGAATACCTTCTGATGACATTCTGGATATGCTGTTGGAAAATCTCGATGATTTTAAATTGTGGAAAAAGTACTTTCCTTCCCAATCCTGGATATTGAGAGGGTTTACCATTATTTCGCTGGTAGACTGTACCTCAGAAGTAGCTTTATCCGACCTGAAGTCCAGTATGATAGAAATCGATCCTGAAAATTTAAATCCCAATGAGAATCTGACAGAAATTTTCAAATCCTATTTTGATGTTGCTGATCTGAATTTCGGGATTATGACCTTCAATAAAAAGGAACAGAAACTTGATAAACTTCCGATCTACGAAAGTCTTTTAACCAATCATATTCTTGATTTCTGGATTAATACATTTGATGAAGAAACACGTAAAAACACCTTTGAAAACTTAAGCAATAATTCAAAGCCAATTGTCGTCAGCAATGTGAACAAACTGGATGAAAATGTAAAACAGCTGCCCTCTTTCAGTATTTTAAAAGATAATAATATCAACAGCTTCATGGTGATTCCCATCATGAAAGATAATGAACTTCTTGCCATTATGGAGTTTACCTCCCCTCTGGCAGGCAGCTTCAATGGTTTAAAGCTTAAAAAGATGGAATTTTTCACTGATATGGTGTTGTTTTCTCTCAGTAGATTTTATTTTGAGAAAAATTATCAGATTGAAGCCATTATCCAACGTGAATACACAACCATCCACGACAGTGTTGTATGGAAGTTCAGAAACGAGGCTGAAAGATACTTTACAGCTTCACTGGGGAAAAAAATGTATACTTTAAAACAGATTTCCTTTAGAAACCTTACTCCGTTATTCGGGGTCTCAGACATCCGTTCTTCTTCAGAAAAACGTTTCAACCTGATGCTTGAAGACCTGAATCAGCAAATTGAAGCTCTGAAAGATATTTTCACCCTGACAAATTCGGATTCCGAAAAATTCATCCTGGCGCTTGATATTTTTGAAAGCGAACTCAATCACGAAATCAAAGCTGATACAGAACAACGTTTTCAAAGATTATTACGGGAAGAAATACACCCTTTCTTACAGGGAAAACTGGAAGTAAGAACGTCAAAGGAAGTAAAACTAAAGATTAAAGACTATTTTTCACAGCTCCTGGCCCAAACGAATTTATTTTACAATCACAGGAAAAAACTGGATGATTCCATTACTCTTGTCAATAGAAAACTCGCAGATATTCTGGATGAAAGCCAGGTAAAGGCACAACAGGTCTTTCCACATTATTATGAAAGGTTTAAATCCGACGGAGTGGAACACAACCTCTATATCGGTTCTACCATTGCTCCGGATCTCCATTATACGGCAAAAGTCGTTCACAGATTGAGATACTGGCAGCTGAAAACCATTTGTAAAATAGAAAGGGAATTTCAGACTTTTAAAAAAACGCTTCCCATTGAGCTCGATATTGCCTCATTGATTTTCGTCTATAATGAAAAAATTGACATCCGCTTCAGAATGGATGAAAAGCGCTTTGACGTAGACGGCGCCTACAATTCTTACTACGAAATCATCAAAAAGCGTCTGGATAAAGCCCACGTCAAAAATTCATCGGAAAGAATAACCGCCCCGGGAAAAATCACCATTGTCTATTTTGGAATGGAAAATCAGAAAGAATACCTGGAATATATATCCAAACTGCAAAAGAAAGAAATTCTGCAGCATGATGTAGAATTCCTTAAAGTGGAAGATCTCCAGGGAATCACAGGCCTGCTGGCGTTGAGGGTTTCATTGGTATAG
- a CDS encoding NADH-quinone oxidoreductase subunit N: protein MSVLIIVFLTAVIALFSGVFEQGKFARYIGILGLIIALYVSFMPECSFFDHYKHMYEYSANAALFTKISIVTTLLLFFLGGFAFSNHRSHQSELYALMLFALCGGIVLFGYQNLVTMFLGVEILSIPLYVMAGANKTDLRSNEASIKYFLMGAFATGFLLFGIAFIYGSAGSFDLYKIHDFGVANATNVMFILGVLLILCALAFKVALAPFHMWSPDVYSGSPSLITAFMASVVKISGFFALFRLMTIGFAGVTHEWINVLGVFLIITLLLANVMGLAQTNAKRMLAYSSVSHAGYIGLVFFGMTSLSTYNLAFYLFAYSLSTVGVFMCLIWVEKLKRETSFGAFKGLAKTEPLLATVATISMLSMAGVPLTAGFMGKFALFSQAMNGAAFLVLVAVLGSALSIAYYLRLIIAMFFFKESTFKSSEKVTLTYNIVAVAVIALIIILGVFPDFFASMFGL, encoded by the coding sequence ATGAGTGTTTTAATTATTGTTTTCCTAACGGCAGTTATTGCGTTATTTTCGGGAGTTTTTGAACAAGGAAAATTCGCAAGATACATTGGGATTTTGGGTTTAATCATTGCATTGTATGTAAGTTTCATGCCTGAATGCTCGTTTTTCGATCATTACAAACATATGTATGAATACAGTGCCAATGCTGCATTGTTTACCAAAATATCCATTGTAACAACCTTATTGTTATTCTTCCTTGGAGGTTTTGCTTTCAGCAACCACAGAAGCCACCAATCGGAATTATACGCTTTGATGCTATTTGCATTATGTGGAGGAATTGTTCTTTTCGGATACCAGAACCTAGTTACTATGTTCTTAGGTGTAGAAATTCTTTCCATTCCGTTATATGTAATGGCCGGAGCCAACAAAACTGATCTGAGATCAAATGAAGCTTCCATCAAATATTTCTTAATGGGTGCATTCGCGACAGGTTTCTTATTGTTCGGTATTGCATTTATCTACGGAAGTGCCGGAAGTTTTGATTTATATAAAATCCATGATTTTGGCGTAGCAAACGCTACGAACGTGATGTTTATCCTTGGGGTATTATTGATCCTTTGTGCATTGGCATTCAAAGTAGCGCTGGCGCCTTTCCACATGTGGAGCCCGGATGTATATTCAGGATCTCCTTCACTGATCACTGCTTTTATGGCGAGTGTGGTTAAGATTTCAGGATTCTTCGCCCTGTTCAGATTGATGACGATCGGTTTTGCAGGAGTAACACACGAATGGATCAATGTTTTGGGAGTATTCTTAATCATTACTTTATTATTAGCAAACGTTATGGGTCTTGCTCAGACGAATGCAAAAAGAATGTTGGCTTACTCTTCAGTATCTCACGCCGGGTACATCGGATTGGTATTCTTCGGAATGACAAGTCTTTCTACGTATAACTTAGCATTCTATTTATTCGCCTATTCTTTATCTACAGTTGGAGTTTTCATGTGTCTGATCTGGGTAGAGAAATTAAAAAGAGAAACTTCTTTCGGAGCTTTCAAAGGATTGGCAAAAACAGAACCTTTATTGGCAACGGTGGCTACAATCTCTATGCTTTCTATGGCAGGAGTTCCGTTGACAGCCGGTTTCATGGGAAAATTTGCTTTATTCTCCCAGGCAATGAATGGTGCCGCTTTCCTTGTATTGGTAGCCGTATTAGGGTCTGCCCTATCGATTGCTTATTATTTAAGATTGATCATCGCAATGTTCTTCTTTAAAGAATCAACATTCAAATCATCTGAAAAAGTAACCCTTACTTATAATATTGTTGCTGTAGCCGTAATTGCATTGATTATTATTTTAGGAGTCTTCCCGGATTTCTTTGCAAGCATGTTCGGACTGTAA
- a CDS encoding NADH-quinone oxidoreductase subunit M, which produces MSCLLLTLLLLPLVGSGLVFAWKNNSSKYLALGIALVQMLLTFYILSDFDFTPTVDSVLQHEINYPWSQFMKSSLHFGIDGMSMLLLLLTNILAPIIILSSFNESVNYRNTFYGLILLMQFGLVGVFTSLDGLLFYIFWEVTLIPIWFIAGLWGQENKRFEFTTKFFVYTFVGSLFMLAGLIYVYNHSASFALTDLYNAQLNETQQTVVFWFIFFAFAVKLPVFPFHTWQPDTYTYSPTQGSMLLSGIMLKMAVYGVMRYLLPITPLPIAGISGQIVIILAIVGIVHGALIAIIQTDMKRIIAYSSFSHVGLMVAGIFASAVVTLRGSFNVEGAEGALVQTFAHGINVVGLFYCCDILYKRFKSRDIRQMGGLAKVAPKFAVLFLIIILGSMGVPLTNGFIGEFILLKSVYDFNGTAAVIAGLTVILCAVYLLRFYGKAMFGEGDAAVLSTAKDLSGVEFSVLASLAVFVILLGIFPQPVIDMIGSSVKFIYTAMAN; this is translated from the coding sequence ATGTCTTGTTTATTATTAACATTATTACTATTACCTCTAGTAGGTTCGGGATTAGTTTTTGCCTGGAAGAATAATTCCAGCAAATATTTGGCACTGGGAATTGCATTGGTACAAATGCTCCTTACGTTTTACATCCTTTCGGATTTTGATTTTACTCCGACGGTAGACAGCGTACTGCAGCACGAGATCAATTACCCTTGGTCGCAATTCATGAAGAGCTCTCTTCACTTCGGTATCGATGGGATGAGTATGCTTCTTTTATTGCTGACCAACATTCTGGCGCCAATCATTATTTTATCTTCTTTCAACGAAAGTGTAAACTACAGAAATACATTCTACGGATTGATTCTGTTGATGCAATTCGGTCTTGTGGGAGTATTTACTTCTTTAGACGGATTATTGTTCTACATTTTCTGGGAAGTCACTTTGATTCCAATTTGGTTTATTGCCGGACTTTGGGGACAAGAGAATAAAAGGTTTGAATTTACTACGAAGTTCTTCGTATATACATTCGTGGGATCTTTATTTATGTTAGCCGGATTGATCTATGTGTACAACCACTCTGCATCATTCGCTTTAACGGATCTATACAATGCACAACTGAACGAAACACAACAGACTGTGGTATTCTGGTTCATTTTCTTTGCTTTTGCAGTGAAATTACCGGTATTCCCTTTCCATACCTGGCAGCCTGATACCTATACCTACTCTCCTACTCAGGGATCGATGTTGTTATCCGGAATCATGCTTAAAATGGCGGTCTATGGGGTAATGCGTTATTTACTTCCTATTACTCCGCTTCCGATTGCAGGAATTTCAGGACAGATTGTAATCATCCTTGCGATCGTGGGAATTGTTCACGGAGCTTTGATCGCGATCATCCAGACGGATATGAAGAGAATCATCGCGTATTCATCTTTCTCTCACGTAGGCTTGATGGTGGCAGGTATCTTCGCTTCTGCGGTAGTTACTTTAAGAGGAAGTTTCAATGTGGAAGGTGCTGAAGGAGCTTTGGTACAGACCTTCGCTCACGGTATCAACGTGGTAGGTTTATTCTACTGTTGTGATATTTTATATAAGAGATTTAAATCAAGAGACATCAGACAAATGGGGGGATTGGCGAAAGTTGCTCCTAAGTTTGCCGTGCTATTCCTGATCATTATATTAGGTTCCATGGGAGTTCCATTAACTAATGGGTTCATCGGAGAATTTATTCTATTGAAATCTGTGTATGATTTTAACGGGACAGCAGCTGTAATTGCTGGTCTTACGGTAATTCTTTGTGCGGTGTACTTATTGAGATTCTATGGAAAAGCAATGTTTGGAGAAGGTGATGCAGCCGTGTTAAGTACAGCAAAAGATTTATCAGGGGTAGAATTTTCTGTATTGGCAAGCTTAGCGGTTTTTGTGATTTTACTGGGTATTTTCCCTCAACCGGTAATCGATATGATAGGTAGTTCAGTGAAGTTTATCTACACGGCGATGGCTAACTAA
- the nuoK gene encoding NADH-quinone oxidoreductase subunit NuoK, producing MGEVNTFIQSIPLNYFIILCSVLFSLGVMGVLLRKNAIVILGCVELMLNSVNLLLAAFSAYKGNGDGQLLVFFIMVVAAAEVAVGLAIIAMLYRNTRSVDVSIFNKLRG from the coding sequence ATGGGAGAAGTAAATACATTTATACAAAGCATCCCTTTGAATTACTTCATCATCCTTTGTTCTGTATTGTTCAGTTTAGGAGTGATGGGAGTTTTGCTTAGAAAAAATGCTATTGTGATTCTGGGCTGTGTAGAGCTTATGCTTAATTCTGTAAACCTTTTGTTGGCAGCTTTTTCAGCGTACAAAGGCAACGGCGACGGACAACTTTTAGTTTTCTTCATTATGGTGGTTGCTGCCGCGGAAGTGGCGGTAGGTTTGGCAATTATTGCTATGCTGTATAGAAATACCCGTTCTGTAGATGTGAGTATATTTAATAAATTAAGAGGATAA
- a CDS encoding NADH-quinone oxidoreductase subunit J, with protein sequence MDQFLFFLVAFLAVASAVYFVFARNPLYAILSLIVTMFSIAGMYILLNAQFLAIIQIIVYAGAIMVLFLYILMMLNLNKADESKKNNTLKFVGVFTAGLLLVGVLGVFRGVQQNHIVVENVDRGVGLTKNLGRLLFNEYVLPFELASILILAGIVGAVLIGKKDL encoded by the coding sequence ATGGATCAGTTTTTATTTTTCTTGGTGGCGTTTTTAGCAGTAGCAAGTGCAGTATACTTCGTATTTGCCAGAAATCCTCTCTATGCTATTTTGTCATTGATTGTTACGATGTTTTCAATTGCAGGAATGTACATTCTTCTGAATGCTCAGTTCCTGGCAATTATCCAGATTATAGTGTACGCAGGTGCCATCATGGTACTTTTCCTTTATATCTTAATGATGCTTAACCTTAATAAAGCAGACGAAAGTAAAAAGAACAATACTTTAAAATTTGTTGGAGTTTTTACGGCAGGTCTTCTTTTGGTAGGAGTGTTGGGAGTATTCAGAGGAGTTCAGCAAAACCATATCGTTGTTGAGAATGTAGACAGAGGAGTTGGTCTTACGAAGAACCTGGGTAGACTTTTGTTTAATGAATATGTTTTACCGTTTGAGCTTGCTTCTATCCTGATTTTAGCAGGTATTGTAGGCGCGGTATTAATCGGTAAAAAAGATTTATAA
- a CDS encoding NADH-quinone oxidoreductase subunit I, with translation MKLTNRSKVVSNKEMTLAEKIYLPAIFTGMGITFKHAVRTVIKGAPAVYSYPEVQKPRTTIWRGQHVLKRDEQGRERCTACGLCAVACPAEAITMTAAERTKEEKDLYREEKYASVYEINMLRCIFCGMCEEACPKSAIYLTDRLVDVETNRGSFIYGKDKLVEKINERIDITTRQSEKQKNAVK, from the coding sequence ATGAAATTAACTAACAGATCAAAAGTTGTTTCCAACAAAGAAATGACCCTTGCTGAAAAAATCTATCTTCCTGCGATCTTTACAGGGATGGGGATTACATTTAAGCATGCTGTAAGAACCGTGATAAAGGGTGCTCCCGCAGTATATTCGTATCCGGAAGTACAGAAGCCAAGAACGACTATCTGGAGAGGCCAGCACGTCTTGAAAAGAGACGAGCAAGGCAGAGAAAGATGTACCGCTTGCGGACTTTGTGCGGTAGCTTGTCCTGCAGAAGCCATCACCATGACTGCTGCTGAAAGAACTAAAGAGGAAAAAGATCTTTACAGAGAAGAAAAGTATGCTTCAGTATATGAAATCAATATGCTAAGATGTATTTTCTGCGGAATGTGTGAAGAAGCTTGCCCTAAATCTGCCATCTACCTTACCGACAGACTGGTAGACGTAGAAACCAACAGAGGTTCTTTCATTTACGGAAAAGATAAATTAGTTGAAAAAATAAATGAAAGGATTGACATCACGACAAGACAATCCGAGAAACAAAAAAATGCGGTAAAATAA
- the nuoH gene encoding NADH-quinone oxidoreductase subunit NuoH has product MDLLTFKLILVLALFLLSLTIAAYSTWAERKVASIMQDRIGPNRAGPFGLLQPLADGGKFFFKEDFTPANAEKFLFVLGPALVMFISLITGAVIPWGKSLNIAGTSFDLQVANIDVGVLFIIGMASIGVYGIMIGGWASNNKYSLLGAIRASSQMISYELAMGLALLSIIMMAGSLDLKVITENQTHGKLWGIIPWVSGMNWNIFYQPIAFLVFFVAALAETNRHPFDLPECESELVTGYSTEYSSMKLGLYMFGEYVNMFISNAFMVVLFFGGYNYPGIEWVTQNWGENTAGILSIVAFLTKTVIGILIFMWIRWTLPRFRYDQLMHLGWKTLIPMALVNLLITGAVILAFGN; this is encoded by the coding sequence ATGGATTTACTTACATTTAAACTTATACTTGTACTAGCACTTTTCCTGCTTTCGTTAACGATTGCAGCCTACTCTACCTGGGCAGAAAGAAAAGTTGCCTCTATCATGCAGGATAGAATCGGTCCGAACAGAGCCGGACCTTTCGGATTACTGCAGCCTCTAGCTGACGGTGGTAAATTCTTCTTCAAGGAAGACTTTACACCTGCCAATGCTGAAAAATTCCTTTTCGTATTGGGACCGGCTTTAGTAATGTTTATTTCATTGATCACGGGAGCAGTTATTCCTTGGGGTAAAAGTTTAAATATTGCAGGTACTTCTTTTGATCTTCAGGTTGCCAACATTGACGTTGGTGTACTATTTATCATCGGAATGGCTTCAATCGGGGTGTACGGAATCATGATCGGAGGTTGGGCTTCGAACAACAAATATTCATTATTAGGTGCTATCCGTGCTTCTTCTCAGATGATTTCTTATGAATTGGCAATGGGATTGGCACTTCTTTCTATCATCATGATGGCAGGAAGTTTAGATTTAAAAGTAATTACTGAAAACCAGACTCACGGTAAACTTTGGGGAATCATTCCTTGGGTTTCAGGGATGAACTGGAATATTTTCTACCAGCCAATCGCTTTCCTTGTATTCTTTGTAGCGGCTTTAGCTGAAACGAACAGACACCCGTTCGATTTACCTGAGTGTGAATCTGAATTGGTAACAGGATATTCTACAGAATACTCTTCCATGAAGTTAGGGTTATATATGTTCGGGGAATACGTGAACATGTTTATCTCTAATGCTTTCATGGTGGTTCTTTTCTTCGGAGGATATAACTATCCTGGTATTGAATGGGTAACTCAGAACTGGGGCGAGAACACTGCAGGGATCTTGAGTATCGTAGCATTCTTAACGAAAACGGTAATCGGAATTCTGATCTTCATGTGGATCAGATGGACGCTTCCAAGATTCAGATATGACCAGCTGATGCACTTAGGATGGAAAACTTTGATCCCGATGGCATTGGTAAACCTATTGATTACAGGAGCTGTAATTCTAGCGTTTGGAAATTAA